From one Populus alba chromosome 17, ASM523922v2, whole genome shotgun sequence genomic stretch:
- the LOC140954798 gene encoding uncharacterized protein, translating into MDNHNQELQHGAVVAPISQSSLAAASASIVPMNSSLDIMNKYAIIPLSNTQQVISLRLSNTNFLYWRLQMKLFLLGQGVYSFVDGTSPCPPSHLISTATSLPSVNPSFLLWKQQDNLIMSAILSSLSTEVLHLVVDCKTSQEIWTTLETSLASPSNSRIMQLHGAFQDLRQHDDSASTYLQKAKALFDELAAAGRPISMAEFNLYVFRGLRSDFKDLVTSLSTKADPISYTDLHSHLLTHEFLHKASLHPAVTARLLPTPSQQPSAFFGQRQFGSSTGRRGRFRGGWRQSNRSYNRGNHGYSSDSNFSTNSYGSGPKFGQQQNRFSSGSGQQFGQQGNRSGGYNRTTKCQLCYDYGHTTQQCSQLATHNLQANANLAFNTAPITAPVTWFPGTGANHHVTPDLASMTSSEPYCGNDHLHVGDGKSSRLTLKTTGHQTQAPLDLIFSDVWGTGSDLSFSLAGSSAVSPVVPTSSEQNVAVTPVGSPISSPAVSSSQLGPVLSSSSPGSSSISSPGLNLCVDLSQFSLQQATASESATPPPTARTHSMILRPRVSKTANFSVSPASRVVSLPQQEPLSFKDANRYIIWHNAMTEEIKALHGNHTWSLVPLHPSMNVVGSRWVYKIKRHADGRVDRYKARLVARGFTQQEGIDYLETFSPVVKPTTVRLVITIAVTHGWKIHQLDVHNAFLNGILQEEATASYGLHITRDSSLSLHGFTDADWAGSIDDRKSTGGYLVYLGSTPISWKSGKQRTVARSSTEAEYKALADGTAEILWIRSLLSELRLPFSPSTTLWCDNLGATFLSANPVFHAHTKHVEVDYHFVRDRVAKKEIQVQFISSQDQLADVLTKPLPLVSFGFFRSKLRVESPPSA; encoded by the exons ATGGACAACCACAACCAGGAACTTCAACACGGTGCTGTTGTTGCACCAATATCTCAATCCTCTTTAGCGGCTGCCTCTGCCAGCATAGTTCCTATGAACTCCTCTCTAGATATCATGAACAAGTATGCCATCATTCCTCTTTCTAATACGCAGCAGGTAATCTCCTTACGCCTCTCCAATACCAACTTCTTGTATTGGAGGCTGCAGATGAAACTGTTTCTCTTGGGCCAAGGTGTATACTCCTTTGTTGATGGCACCTCCCCATGTCCTCCCTCTCATCTTATATCTACTGCCACATCCTTACCATCGGTCAATCCCTCATTTTTATTATGGAAACAACAAGATAACTTAATCATGAGTGCTATATTATCCTCGCTCTCCACAGAAGTTCTACATCTAGTTGTGGATTGTAAAACTTCTCAAGAAATCTGGACAACGCTGGAAACTTCCCTTGCTTCCCCTTCAAACTCACGGATTATGCAACTCCATGGTGCATTCCAAGATTTACGACAGCACGATGACTCTGCCAGCACTTATTTGCAGAAGGctaaggccttatttgatgaactTGCAGCTGCTGGTAGACCAATCTCCATGGctgaatttaatttgtatgtgTTTCGGGGGTTACGTAGTGATTTTAAGGATCTGGTAACTAGCCTATCCACTAAGGCTGATCCCATCTCTTATACAGACCTCCatagccatctcctcacacatgaatttcttcataaaGCATCACTTCATCCTGCTGTCACGGCTCGTCTGTTACCAACTCCATCACAGCAGCCATCTGCATTTTTTGGGCAGCGTCAGTTTGGTTCTAGTACTGGAAGAAGGGGCCGGTTTCGTGGGGGTTGGAGACAGAGTAATCGTAGCTACAATCGTGGGAATCATGGCTATAGTTCAGACTCAAACTTCAGCACTAATAGTTATGGTTCAGGTCCGAAATTTGGACAGCAGCAAAACCGGTTTTCATCTGGCTCTGGTCAGCAGTTTGGACAACAAGGAAACCGTTCGGGAGGCTATAATCGAACTACAAAATGTCAGCTGTGTTATGACTATGGACATACCACCCAGCAGTGCTCTCAATTGGCTACTCATAATCTACAAGCTAATGCCAATTTAGCATTTAATACTGCTCCTATAACTGCTCCTGTTACTTGGTTTCCTGGTACAGGTGCAAATCATCATGTGACACCGGACCTTGCGAGTATGACGAGCTCAGAACCTTATTGTGGTAATGATCATTTACATGTTGGCGATG GAAAATCTTCTCGTTTGACTTTAAAAACTACAGGTCATCAAACTCAAGCTCCTCTTGAtctaatttttagtgatgtttggg GTACAGGTTCAGATTTGTCGTTCTCTCTTGCTGGCTCATCTGCCGTCTCTCCTGTTGTTCCCACCAGTAGTGAACAAAATGTTGCGGTCACCCCTGTTGGTTCACCTATCAGCTCACCTGCTGTTTCCTCTTCTCAGCTTGGCCCTGTATTGAGCTCCTCATCGCCAGGTTCTTCATCTATTTCCTCTCCTGGACTTAATTTATGTGTTGATCTGTCTCAATTCTCCCTTCAGCAAGCTACAGCCAGTGAGTCTGCCACTCCCCCTCCTACTGCCCGCACCCATTCCATGATACTTCGCCCACGTGTATCCAAGACAGCAAATTTTAGTGTCTCCCCTGCCTCCCGGGTAGTTTCTCTACCACAACAGGAACCACTTTCTTTCAAGGATGCCAACCGATACATtatttggcataatgctatgacAGAGGAAATCAAGGCACTTCATGGTAATCACACTTGGTCACTAGTGCCCTTACATCCATCCATGAATGTGGTAGGCAGTAGGTGGGTTTATAAGATTAAGCGGCACGCCGATGGTCGAGTTGACAGATATAAAGCACGATTGGTTGCCCGCGGTTTCACGCAGCAAGAGGGGATTGATTACTTGGAGACATTTAGTCCAGTGGTTAAGCCTACCACGGTTAGACTTGTGATCACGATTGCTGTCACAcatggttggaaaattcatcagttAGATGTCCATAATGCCTTCCTAAACGGCATTCTTCAGGAAGAA GCTACAGCCTCCTATGGTCTGCATATTACTCGGGACTCCTCCTTGTCTCTTCATGGCTTtactgatgctgattgggctggtagtattgacgATCGAAAATCgacaggtggttatcttgtgtaCCTTGGTTCCACTCCTATTTCCTGGAAATCTGgaaagcaacgcactgttgctcgatCCTCTACAGAAGCTGAATACAAAGCCTTAGCTGATGGTACTGCTGAAATCTTATGGATTCGCTCTTTATTGTCAGAACTACGACTTCCATTTTCACCCAGCACTACGTTATGGTGTGATAATTTAGGGGCCACTTTCCTGTCAGCCAATCCAGTGTTTCACGCACAtactaaacatgttgaagttGATTATCACTTCGTTCGTGATCGCGTTgctaagaaagaaattcaggtaCAATTCATTTCTTCTCAGGATCAACTAGCTGATGTTCTTACCAAGCCTCTCCCTCTAGTTTCGTTTGGTTTCTTTCGATCCAAGCTTCGGGTGGAGTCTCCACCTTCAGCTTGA
- the LOC118039592 gene encoding transcription factor MYB113 — protein sequence MVSSFGVRKGAWTEEEDILLRKCVEKYGEGRWFQIPLKAGLNRCRKSCRMRWLNYLKPNVKRGQFSVGEVDLIIRLHKLLGNRTLRKIYYFLLHRWSLIAGRLPGRTANDVKNYWNTNLRKKVVSGTREAQTEPESEPKARTKANIIKPRPHKFKSLCWLGGEGIPFFNGGFQYGYDLCKPCSTSALSPSDIIEVESMWWESLLEDKEINVSNNKGCLGSRSEDDREPINSPFVEDNAPEGILIADVLCCEQGHHCWTWSDLSFDADLWSLINT from the exons ATGGTAAGCTCATTCGGAGTAAGGAAAGGTGCATGGACCGAAGAGGAGGATATACTTCTAAGGAAGTGCGTCGAGAAATATGGTGAAGGAAGATGGTTTCAAATTCCTCTCAAAGCAG GTTTGAATAGATGCAGGAAAAGCTGTAGAATGAGGTGGTTGAACTATCTTAAACCAAATGTCAAGAGAGGACAGTTTTCAGTGGGCGAAGTAGACTTGATTATCAGGCTACACAAGCTGCTGGGCAACAG AACTCTAcggaaaatttattattttttgttacacAGGTGGTCATTGATTGCCGGTAGACTTCCAGGAAGAACAGCAAATGATGTAAAGAATTATTGGAACACAAACCTGCGTAAGAAGGTGGTTTCTGGCACCAGAGAAGCTCAAACAGAACCAGAATCAGAACCAAAAGCAAGAACAAAAGCCAACATAATAAAGCCTCGACCTCATAAATTCAAAAGTTTATGCTGGTTAGGAGGAGAAGGTATTCCATTTTTCAATGGTGGTTTTCAATATGGGTACGATCTTTGTAAgccatgttctacatcagcatTGTCCCCTTCCGATATTATTGAAGTTGAAAGCATGTGGTGGGAGAGTTTGTTAGAAGACAAAGAAATTAATGTATCGAACAACAAAGGATGCCTAGGTTCTCGGTCAGAAGATGACAGAGAGCCCATCAACAGTCCTTTTGTAGAGGACAACGCTCCAGAAGGGATATTAATTGCGGACGTACTCTGTTGTGAACAAGGACACCATTGTTGGACTTGGAGTGACCTTTCTTTTGACGCCGACCTCTGGAGCTTAATAAATACTTGA
- the LOC118039595 gene encoding transcription factor MYB113: MANEDGIKFLPEQASIDAGKAAGCTIYVHIYKLHYVLLHRWSLIAGRLPGRTPNDVKNYWNTNLRKKVVSGTREAQTKPEPKAITKANIIKPRPHKFKSLCWLGGEGIPFFNGGFQYGYDLCKPCSTSASSPSDIFEVERMWWESLLDDKEINVSSNTGCLRSGSESDQEPIKSLFAEDSAPEGMRIGDVFCEQGQHCWSPNAFDAAELWNLVNT, encoded by the exons ATGGCGAACGAAGATGGCATCAAGTTTCTCCCAGAGCAG GCTTCAATAGATGCGGGAAAAGCTGCAG GTTGCACGATATATgtacatatatataaactacATTATGTTTTGTTACACAGGTGGTCATTGATTGCCGGTAGACTTCCAGGAAGAACACCGAATGATGTAAAGAATTATTGGAACACAAACCTGCGTAAGAAGGTGGTTTCTGGCACCAGAGAAGCTCAAACAAAACCAGAACCAAAAGCAATAACGAAAGCCAACATAATAAAGCCTCGACCTCATAAATTCAAAAGTTTATGCTGGTTAGGAGGAGAAGGTATTCCATTTTTCAATGGTGGTTTTCAGTATGGGTACGATCTTTGTAAgccatgttctacatcagcatCGTCCCCTTCCGatatttttgaagttgaaaGGATGTGGTGGGAGAGCTTGTTAGATGACAAAGAAATTAATGTATCGAGCAACACCGGATGTCTCCGTTCGGGGTCAGAATCTGACCAAGAGCCCATCAAAAGTCTTTTTGCAGAGGACAGCGCACCAGAAGGGATGAGAATTGGAGACGTGTTCTGTGAACAAGGACAACATTGTTGGAGTCCCAATGCCTTTGATGCAGCAGAGCTTTGGAATTTAGTCAATACATGA